The following are encoded in a window of bacterium genomic DNA:
- a CDS encoding alpha/beta fold hydrolase, with protein MGFLFASAFHDEFGTWPLAYVPYGGADVGEIAAVAKAVGDGDDAAFHGAWVAAGDRLAAEATERLAAGRGASARELWLRASCHYMTSLHPLYGDPVDPRLVAAFRKGTAALEQGLLLDAAPATRLAIPFEDGAMPGWLVPAAGRAAETRPLLILTNGYDGTMTDLYCASAVAASRRGYHCLLFDGPGQGAMLVERGMRLRPDWETVVRAVVDVAVTLPGVDPARIALYGWSLGGYLAPRAASGEPRLAACVADPGLWSVAEGFRAAVVALGATPAAARHLAGVAQEVLDRFMAMVEGDRRLRWTIVQRGFWVHGLTSLRDYLAAVETFTLDGRTERIRCPTLLTVGEDDRLGASAPALYAALRGPRELLRFTAAEGAGDHCEMRNRSLLNRRVLDWLDGVLGA; from the coding sequence ATGGGATTCCTCTTCGCCTCCGCCTTCCACGACGAGTTCGGCACCTGGCCGCTCGCCTACGTGCCGTACGGCGGTGCGGACGTGGGCGAGATCGCCGCCGTGGCGAAGGCCGTCGGCGACGGCGACGACGCGGCCTTCCACGGCGCCTGGGTGGCGGCGGGCGACCGCCTCGCGGCGGAGGCGACGGAGCGCCTCGCGGCGGGCCGGGGGGCGAGCGCGCGCGAGCTGTGGCTGCGCGCCAGCTGCCACTACATGACGTCGCTCCATCCGCTCTACGGCGATCCGGTCGACCCGCGCCTCGTGGCGGCCTTCCGCAAGGGAACGGCCGCGCTCGAGCAGGGGCTCCTCCTCGACGCGGCGCCGGCGACGCGGCTCGCGATCCCGTTCGAGGACGGGGCGATGCCCGGCTGGCTGGTGCCGGCGGCGGGACGCGCCGCCGAGACGCGCCCGCTGCTGATCCTCACCAACGGCTACGACGGGACCATGACGGACCTCTACTGCGCGTCCGCGGTGGCCGCGTCGCGACGCGGCTACCATTGCCTTCTCTTCGACGGCCCGGGACAGGGCGCGATGTTGGTCGAGCGGGGCATGCGCCTGCGTCCCGACTGGGAGACGGTGGTGCGGGCGGTCGTCGACGTCGCCGTCACGCTGCCCGGCGTCGATCCGGCACGCATCGCCCTCTACGGCTGGAGCCTCGGCGGCTACCTGGCGCCGCGCGCCGCGAGCGGCGAGCCGCGCCTCGCCGCCTGTGTCGCCGACCCGGGCCTGTGGAGCGTCGCCGAGGGCTTTCGCGCCGCCGTCGTCGCGCTCGGCGCGACGCCGGCGGCGGCGCGCCATCTCGCGGGGGTCGCGCAGGAGGTGCTCGATCGCTTCATGGCCATGGTGGAGGGCGATCGGCGTCTGCGCTGGACGATCGTCCAGCGCGGTTTCTGGGTGCACGGCCTGACGAGCCTGCGCGACTACCTCGCCGCCGTCGAGACCTTCACCCTGGACGGCCGCACCGAGCGGATCCGCTGCCCGACGCTGCTCACCGTCGGCGAGGACGATCGGCTCGGCGCGTCCGCGCCGGCGCTCTACGCGGCGCTACGCGGCCCGAGGGAGCTGCTCCGCTTCACCGCGGCCGAAGGGGCCGGCGACCACTGTGAGATGCGCAACCGCTCCCTCCTCAACCGTCGCGTGCTCGACTGGCTCGACGGCGTGCTCGGTGCGTGA
- a CDS encoding MFS transporter produces MKQPETRGNTAIFHGWWIVLTAFLCHAINVGLMFYAWGVFLTPLAETFGGRGRVALAYTCTQLAQAAYGLVVGRVVDRHGARGVEIAGACLLAAGFALLSQVGSLPLLYLCMAGPIALGSTCMGALPNNAVVARWFVRRRGQALGIATAGISAGGIVMAPLAQWLIVHRGWREAYLVLAALVLVVVLPPVLAFMRRDPADLGLLPDGEPAPRGAGHAALEAVERELERSVRPEVAVRSAAFWLLAVCFGLTMAGLAGVLLFQIPLLIDRGMDPTHASLVLGATAAMGVVGKLGFGALLDRYDQRRVAAACFLLQGAGVLLLWATHSTPGLVAYVILYGYAMGGNATLQASLVAEAFGRVHYGAISGRLVPFIVLAQAAVIPAMASLRDHTGSFGPALGVVIAASVVATVLVLRIRLPGRERLARAA; encoded by the coding sequence ATGAAACAGCCTGAGACGCGGGGAAACACCGCGATCTTCCACGGCTGGTGGATCGTCCTCACCGCCTTTCTCTGCCACGCCATCAACGTCGGCCTCATGTTCTACGCCTGGGGCGTCTTCCTCACTCCGCTGGCGGAGACCTTCGGCGGTCGCGGCCGGGTCGCGCTCGCCTACACCTGCACGCAGCTCGCGCAGGCGGCGTACGGGCTCGTCGTCGGCCGCGTCGTCGATCGGCACGGGGCGCGTGGCGTGGAGATCGCCGGCGCGTGTCTCCTCGCGGCGGGGTTCGCGCTGCTCTCGCAGGTCGGCAGCCTGCCGCTCCTCTACCTGTGCATGGCCGGGCCGATCGCGCTCGGCTCGACGTGCATGGGCGCGCTGCCGAACAACGCCGTCGTCGCCCGCTGGTTCGTGCGGCGCCGCGGGCAGGCGCTCGGCATCGCCACGGCGGGCATCTCGGCCGGCGGCATCGTCATGGCGCCGCTCGCGCAGTGGCTCATCGTGCATCGCGGCTGGCGCGAGGCCTATCTGGTGCTCGCGGCGCTCGTGCTCGTCGTCGTGCTGCCGCCGGTGCTGGCGTTCATGCGGCGCGACCCGGCCGACCTCGGGCTCCTGCCGGACGGCGAGCCCGCGCCGCGCGGCGCCGGCCACGCGGCGCTCGAAGCGGTCGAGCGCGAGCTGGAGCGCTCGGTGCGGCCCGAGGTCGCGGTGCGCAGCGCGGCGTTCTGGCTGCTCGCCGTCTGCTTCGGGCTCACGATGGCCGGGCTCGCGGGCGTGCTCCTCTTCCAGATCCCGCTCCTCATCGACCGCGGCATGGACCCGACGCACGCGTCGTTGGTGCTCGGCGCCACCGCGGCGATGGGCGTCGTCGGCAAGCTCGGCTTCGGCGCGCTCCTCGATCGCTACGATCAGCGCCGCGTTGCCGCCGCGTGCTTCCTGCTGCAGGGCGCCGGCGTCCTGCTCCTCTGGGCGACGCACAGCACCCCGGGGCTGGTCGCCTACGTGATCCTCTACGGCTATGCGATGGGCGGCAACGCGACGCTGCAGGCGAGCCTCGTCGCCGAGGCGTTCGGCCGCGTGCACTACGGCGCCATCAGCGGTCGCCTGGTGCCGTTCATCGTGTTGGCGCAGGCGGCGGTCATCCCGGCGATGGCGTCGCTGCGCGACCACACCGGCAGCTTCGGGCCGGCGCTGGGGGTGGTGATCGCAGCGTCGGTGGTGGCGACGGTGCTGGTGCTGCGCATCCGGCTGCCCGGGCGCGAGCGACTGGCGCGCGCGGCATAG
- a CDS encoding DUF4102 domain-containing protein encodes MTTEPSAHSNHRCEVRSTTSTPACLASASGLRQGALAPGLSRTTHRGRYVRRITLGRYPLVSIADARAKAKLLLAAVTQGHDPAAVAKAQRHAPTFADLTTQYIERHAKVKKRSWQADEYMLRRYVPASWGPRALAEISRRDIRDHL; translated from the coding sequence TTGACGACCGAACCATCCGCGCACTCGAATCACCGGTGCGAGGTCAGATCAACTACATCGACGCCGGCCTGCCTGGCTTCGGCCTCCGGTTTGCGGCAGGGGGCGCTCGCACCTGGACTGTCACGTACCACCCACCGAGGTCGATACGTTCGACGGATCACACTCGGCCGCTATCCGCTCGTCAGCATCGCGGACGCCCGCGCGAAGGCGAAACTGCTGCTCGCTGCGGTGACTCAAGGACACGACCCTGCGGCGGTAGCTAAAGCCCAGCGCCACGCGCCAACGTTCGCAGACCTAACGACCCAGTACATCGAGCGCCACGCTAAGGTGAAGAAACGCAGCTGGCAGGCCGATGAGTACATGCTGCGGCGCTACGTCCCGGCATCCTGGGGGCCGAGAGCCCTCGCTGAGATCTCGCGGCGCGACATTCGCGATCACCTCTAG